One stretch of Saccharopolyspora erythraea DNA includes these proteins:
- a CDS encoding serine/threonine-protein kinase, producing the protein MWHFGPYRVEGLIARGGMGEILRAYDTRHDRVVALKLLAENLAADDEFRERFKREAHAAARLREPHVIPIHAYGEIDGRLYLDMRLVEGGDVGALLASQGPMRPADAVGVIEQVARALDAAHAEGLVHRDVKPSNILLGDSGFAYLVDFGIAHSMQAGTLTSTGFTVGTLDYMAPERFDDAPVDHRADVYSLACVLYQCLTGAKPFSGDTAASLINAHLNHQPPLPSSARPDIPREFDRIVARGMAKNPAERFSSAGELARAARQALTTMFQVSAAEPARRSRRWGFVVAGAGAVVVLGAGTALALTAMRTEAGSPVPAEPTAPRSSAPAPPQPVTSSTTSAPAPSPTALPSAPPLPPPAPPPSSESPKPPGGTKQCRTIVFEGKERGVGCFDPNGDHLYAHDTARDGMWIRTDLATDYGRTEECKDLKSEGGPIDCRLDLSEQGRVRFQVELWDAKKRVTETPWTDYFPIAQ; encoded by the coding sequence ATGTGGCATTTCGGGCCCTATCGGGTCGAGGGGTTGATCGCTCGCGGCGGTATGGGTGAGATCCTCCGCGCGTACGACACCAGGCACGACCGCGTGGTGGCGCTCAAGCTCCTCGCGGAGAACCTCGCCGCCGACGACGAGTTCCGCGAGCGGTTCAAGCGCGAGGCCCATGCGGCCGCGCGGCTGCGTGAGCCGCACGTGATCCCCATCCATGCCTACGGTGAGATCGACGGTCGGCTCTACCTGGACATGCGCCTGGTGGAAGGCGGGGACGTGGGTGCCCTGCTCGCGTCGCAGGGGCCGATGCGGCCCGCCGACGCGGTCGGCGTGATCGAGCAGGTCGCCCGGGCGCTGGACGCCGCCCACGCCGAGGGGCTGGTGCACCGCGACGTCAAGCCGTCCAACATCCTGCTCGGCGATAGTGGTTTCGCCTACCTGGTGGACTTCGGCATCGCGCACTCGATGCAGGCGGGCACCCTGACGTCCACCGGCTTCACGGTCGGCACGCTGGACTACATGGCGCCCGAGCGCTTCGACGACGCGCCGGTCGACCACCGCGCCGACGTGTACTCCCTCGCGTGCGTGCTGTACCAGTGCCTGACCGGCGCCAAGCCGTTCTCCGGTGACACCGCGGCATCGTTGATCAACGCCCACCTCAACCACCAGCCGCCGCTGCCCAGCTCCGCACGCCCGGACATCCCGCGCGAGTTCGACCGGATCGTGGCGCGGGGGATGGCGAAGAACCCCGCCGAGCGCTTCTCCAGCGCCGGTGAGCTGGCCAGGGCCGCGAGGCAGGCGCTCACCACGATGTTTCAGGTGTCCGCTGCGGAGCCCGCGCGCCGGTCGAGGCGGTGGGGCTTCGTCGTCGCCGGTGCCGGTGCGGTCGTCGTGCTGGGCGCCGGGACGGCACTGGCGCTGACCGCGATGCGCACCGAGGCCGGCAGCCCGGTCCCGGCCGAACCGACCGCGCCGCGGTCGTCCGCGCCGGCTCCGCCGCAGCCCGTGACGTCGTCGACCACGTCGGCGCCCGCGCCGTCTCCGACGGCGCTGCCCTCCGCTCCGCCGCTGCCGCCGCCCGCTCCGCCACCGTCGTCTGAGTCCCCGAAGCCGCCGGGTGGCACCAAGCAGTGCCGGACGATCGTGTTCGAGGGCAAGGAGCGGGGCGTCGGCTGCTTCGACCCGAACGGCGACCACCTCTACGCCCACGACACCGCGCGTGACGGCATGTGGATCCGCACCGACCTCGCCACGGACTACGGCCGCACGGAGGAGTGCAAGGACCTCAAGAGCGAGGGCGGGCCGATCGACTGCCGGCTCGACCTGAGCGAGCAGGGCCGGGTGCGGTTCCAGGTCGAGCTGTGGGACGCCAAGAAGCGCGTCACCGAAACCCCCTGGACCGACTACTTCCCGATCGCGCAGTGA
- a CDS encoding cytochrome P450 translates to MPTDSTDARKIDRGEAGGGCPVQRRPDGVWEVRGYASARAVLRSADTVQAGLGVETVEKMPARIRRPVLYRDGSEHREHRKQTAKYFTPRRVDERYRDIMERVTDEQLAKLRADGQAHLSELSFHLAIDVASSVIGLTESRPGIQARLERFFPEEFGEPGFTSINGIYWIFRQLRNWVGIYLGDVRPAVRARKRQRQDDLISHLLDEGCSSAEILGECITFAAAGMVTTREFVNLAAWHLFTDEALRERYCSAEEPERLAILHEILRLEPVVGHLRRRTNAELRVPDGDSEVTVPAGEVLDIVVSATNLDERVMGERPESLCPGRELSDGAYAHGMSFGDGAHKCPGAHIAIMETDTFLRKLFALPGLAMRTPPRVTFNDAIGGYELRELVVSVSTT, encoded by the coding sequence ATGCCGACCGACAGCACTGACGCACGCAAGATCGACCGCGGTGAAGCCGGGGGAGGCTGCCCGGTGCAGCGTCGGCCCGACGGGGTGTGGGAGGTCCGCGGTTACGCCTCCGCGCGGGCCGTCCTGCGCAGCGCCGACACGGTCCAGGCCGGGCTCGGCGTCGAGACGGTCGAGAAGATGCCCGCCCGCATCCGCCGTCCTGTCCTCTACCGGGACGGTTCCGAGCACCGCGAGCACCGCAAGCAGACCGCCAAGTACTTCACGCCGCGCCGGGTCGACGAGCGCTACCGCGACATCATGGAGCGCGTCACCGATGAGCAGCTGGCCAAGCTGCGGGCCGACGGCCAGGCGCACCTGTCCGAGCTCAGTTTCCACCTGGCCATCGACGTCGCCTCCTCGGTGATCGGGCTGACCGAGAGCAGGCCCGGCATCCAGGCACGGCTGGAGCGCTTCTTCCCGGAGGAGTTCGGCGAGCCGGGCTTCACCAGCATCAACGGGATCTACTGGATCTTCCGGCAGCTGCGCAACTGGGTGGGCATCTACCTCGGCGACGTGCGGCCCGCCGTCCGCGCCCGCAAGCGGCAACGGCAGGACGACCTGATCTCGCACCTGCTGGACGAGGGCTGCTCCTCGGCCGAGATCCTCGGCGAGTGCATCACCTTCGCCGCGGCCGGGATGGTGACCACGCGGGAGTTCGTCAACCTCGCCGCCTGGCACCTGTTCACCGACGAGGCGCTGCGGGAGCGCTACTGCTCCGCCGAGGAGCCGGAGCGGCTGGCGATCCTGCACGAGATCCTGCGGCTGGAGCCGGTCGTCGGGCACCTGCGCCGGCGCACCAACGCCGAGCTCCGCGTCCCCGACGGCGATTCCGAGGTCACCGTCCCGGCCGGCGAGGTGCTCGACATCGTGGTCAGCGCCACCAACCTCGACGAGCGTGTGATGGGTGAGCGGCCGGAGAGCCTGTGCCCCGGTCGCGAGCTGTCCGACGGTGCCTACGCGCACGGGATGTCGTTCGGCGACGGCGCGCACAAGTGCCCGGGCGCGCACATCGCCATCATGGAGACCGACACCTTCCTCAGGAAGCTGTTCGCCCTGCCGGGACTGGCGATGCGCACGCCACCGCGCGTGACGTTCAACGACGCCATCGGCGGCTACGAGCTGCGCGAACTCGTCGTCTCGGTGTCCACGACCTGA
- the hutC gene encoding histidine utilization repressor has product MAIDAMDVAALFRASSPGAAPAYRRLKDLIVEQVSTGRWPEGALLPSESMLVQSLGLSRMTINRALRELSAEGVVVRHAGVGSFVAERKGSSALVEVRNIADEVSRRGHRHRTDVLFVRQEPADARVHGLFGIAEGGPVFHSRIVHFEEDVAIQLEDRHVNPALAPGYLVQDFTERTPNDYLSRIAPLGRGEHVVEAVLGTAEDCAALGIDPSEPCLLIHRRTWSEGVLVSAARLLHPGSRYRLEGAFDPQ; this is encoded by the coding sequence GTGGCCATCGACGCGATGGACGTCGCCGCGCTGTTCAGGGCGAGCTCGCCCGGAGCCGCCCCCGCCTACCGGCGGCTCAAGGACCTGATCGTCGAGCAGGTCAGCACCGGCCGGTGGCCGGAGGGTGCGTTGCTGCCCTCGGAGAGCATGCTGGTGCAGTCGCTGGGGCTGTCACGGATGACGATCAACCGCGCCCTGCGTGAGCTGAGCGCCGAGGGCGTGGTCGTGCGCCATGCGGGCGTCGGGTCGTTCGTCGCCGAGCGCAAGGGCAGCTCGGCGCTGGTCGAGGTCCGCAACATCGCCGACGAGGTGAGCCGCCGGGGGCACCGGCACCGGACCGACGTCCTGTTCGTGCGGCAGGAGCCCGCCGACGCCAGGGTGCACGGGCTGTTCGGCATCGCCGAGGGCGGCCCGGTCTTCCACTCGCGGATAGTGCACTTCGAGGAGGACGTGGCGATCCAGTTGGAGGACCGGCACGTCAACCCGGCGCTGGCCCCCGGCTACCTGGTCCAGGACTTCACCGAGCGCACACCGAACGACTACCTGTCGAGGATCGCGCCGCTGGGCCGGGGAGAGCACGTGGTGGAGGCGGTGCTGGGCACCGCCGAGGACTGCGCGGCGCTGGGTATCGACCCCTCCGAGCCCTGCCTGCTGATCCACCGCCGGACGTGGTCGGAAGGGGTGCTGGTCAGCGCGGCGAGGCTGCTGCACCCGGGTTCGCGGTACCGGTTGGAGGGCGCCTTCGACCCGCAGTGA
- a CDS encoding amino acid permease translates to MKAATAALSRGLNARHIRFIALGSAIGTGLFYGSSEAIAQAGPSALLAYLIGGAAVYLVLRALGEMAVSDPVPGSFGEYASRHLGRLPGFVTGWTYTFEMVIVCVADVTALGVYMGFWFPDVPRWIWVLGALLVIGLVNLLSVRVFGEVEFWFSLVKIVAIIAMIAGGIALIVLGSAHGGAVGVSNLWSHGGFFPNGAEGFVLCFAVVMFAFGGTEIIGITAGEAQQPERTIPHAVNTVPVRVILFYVLTLGVIMSIMPWQSISSSGSPFVQIFEGLGLTSAATVLNVVVITAALSAINSDIFGAGRMMYGMAQRGQAPAIVARVSRNGVPWMTVVIMVVALLGGVLLNYLIPERVFVIIASIATFATVWVWLMILLSHVRSRRRMSAEQTAALKFPVPFWPYGQYLTITFMLGVFVLLAFGEDTRVALVVGVAWLLLLTVVHWIWVRPRNADEVPATVES, encoded by the coding sequence TTGAAAGCAGCCACGGCGGCGCTGAGCAGAGGGCTCAACGCGCGGCACATCAGGTTCATCGCCCTGGGCTCGGCGATCGGCACCGGCCTCTTCTACGGCTCGTCGGAGGCCATCGCGCAGGCGGGCCCCTCCGCGCTGCTGGCCTACCTGATCGGCGGCGCGGCGGTCTACCTCGTCCTGCGGGCGCTCGGCGAGATGGCCGTCAGCGACCCGGTGCCCGGGTCGTTCGGCGAGTACGCCAGCAGGCACCTGGGCAGGTTGCCCGGCTTCGTGACCGGCTGGACCTACACGTTCGAGATGGTCATCGTCTGCGTGGCCGACGTGACCGCCCTGGGCGTCTACATGGGCTTCTGGTTCCCCGACGTGCCGCGCTGGATCTGGGTGCTCGGGGCGCTGCTGGTGATCGGCCTGGTCAACCTGCTCAGCGTCCGGGTCTTCGGCGAGGTCGAGTTCTGGTTCTCGCTGGTCAAGATCGTCGCGATCATCGCGATGATCGCCGGCGGCATCGCGCTGATCGTCCTCGGCAGCGCGCACGGCGGCGCGGTCGGGGTGAGCAACCTGTGGTCGCACGGCGGTTTCTTCCCCAACGGGGCCGAGGGCTTCGTGCTGTGCTTCGCGGTGGTGATGTTCGCGTTCGGCGGCACCGAGATCATCGGGATCACCGCGGGTGAGGCCCAGCAGCCGGAGCGGACGATCCCGCACGCGGTGAACACCGTCCCGGTCCGGGTCATCCTGTTCTACGTGCTGACACTCGGGGTGATCATGTCGATCATGCCGTGGCAGTCGATCAGCTCGTCGGGCAGCCCCTTCGTGCAGATCTTCGAGGGCCTGGGCCTGACTTCGGCGGCCACGGTGCTCAACGTCGTCGTCATCACCGCCGCCCTGTCGGCGATCAACAGCGACATCTTCGGCGCGGGCCGGATGATGTACGGCATGGCGCAGCGCGGGCAGGCGCCCGCGATCGTGGCCAGGGTGTCCCGCAACGGGGTGCCGTGGATGACGGTGGTGATCATGGTGGTGGCGCTGCTGGGCGGCGTGCTGCTGAACTACCTGATCCCCGAGCGGGTCTTCGTGATCATCGCCTCGATCGCCACCTTCGCCACCGTCTGGGTGTGGCTGATGATCCTGCTGTCCCACGTCCGGTCCCGGCGCCGGATGAGCGCGGAGCAGACCGCGGCGCTGAAGTTCCCGGTGCCGTTCTGGCCCTACGGGCAGTACCTCACGATCACGTTCATGCTGGGTGTGTTCGTGCTGCTCGCCTTCGGCGAGGACACCCGCGTGGCGCTCGTCGTGGGCGTCGCCTGGCTGCTGCTGCTCACCGTCGTGCACTGGATCTGGGTGCGGCCTCGCAACGCCGACGAGGTGCCCGCCACGGTCGAGAGTTGA
- a CDS encoding ABC transporter permease, producing MLQNTLNQLRANVGRVSAAALAIVLGVAFVAATLVFTGTLESSTSRAVAAPELAADLVVGTESESFRTGDAQKVGQVPGVAVSQFRYNDNAETFWNGGSGYSSVFVVPPDPRLQWFSLAEGRLPGAGNEVALDSVAARGAGLGVGGTITARTLSYGTGEVQTEFRVTGLVDTGRTLVTGGSTPSLFAAPAKLEELGLVSVGGIDVLVDEGADVETVRSAIGEAMGPGFSVKTGEQRAKEAADQLGPMSAVINAMLLPFSAIALFVAGFVIVNTFSVLFAQRSRQYALLRCVGASRSQIRGSALLEALIIGAVASVVGTAFGVFVAAVVGWPLGLTKSAVDFGSLGITAASLLVPPVVGVLVTLLAALAPAGRATRVSPLAALRPVVETSVARRMGRVRLVFALVLTVIGLALLLAGAFGGSLAMAVPGALLAAIGVLLWTPSLIPAVATLFGGLFRFAGPTGVLATGNAVRNPYRAASTSTALMIGVGLIVTLLTGTATAQETATARVDERFPVDAMVMSETGALPPEVVQKARNLDGVAAAMELRAADVEIDYSSHRVFGADPAKFRDIARHGGDALKPGTALMNPTDLEYSDVKAGEQLRIPARDGGTVAVRLVASDLAQDDQIVLAESDLAKIAPDTQVSAVWLRADDSVDTKVFVDNLSGFYSGSGGGSVQLSGAAPMRAQIGTVLDIMLSVVTGLLGVAVIIAVVGIANTLGLSVLERGRESALLRALGLTRGQLRGTLAFEAVLLALVGALLGAVLGVLFAWAGATALFGQLGFESSFHVPFGRLLLVLGCAVLAGVLASVLPARRAAKAAPAEALSDE from the coding sequence ATGCTGCAGAACACGCTCAACCAGCTGCGCGCCAACGTCGGCCGGGTCTCGGCCGCGGCGCTGGCGATCGTGCTCGGGGTGGCCTTCGTGGCAGCCACGCTGGTGTTCACCGGCACCCTCGAGAGCTCCACCTCGCGCGCGGTGGCCGCACCGGAGCTCGCCGCCGACCTGGTGGTGGGCACCGAGTCGGAGAGCTTCCGCACCGGCGACGCCCAGAAGGTGGGCCAGGTGCCGGGGGTGGCGGTGTCGCAGTTCCGCTACAACGACAACGCCGAGACCTTCTGGAACGGCGGCAGCGGGTACTCGTCGGTGTTCGTCGTACCGCCTGACCCGCGGTTGCAGTGGTTCTCCCTCGCCGAGGGCCGGCTGCCCGGCGCGGGCAACGAGGTGGCGCTGGACAGCGTCGCCGCGCGCGGCGCGGGACTCGGCGTCGGCGGCACCATCACGGCAAGGACGCTGAGCTACGGCACCGGGGAGGTCCAGACCGAGTTCCGGGTCACCGGCCTGGTCGACACCGGCCGCACGCTGGTCACCGGTGGCTCGACGCCTTCGCTGTTCGCCGCCCCCGCCAAGCTGGAGGAACTGGGGCTGGTCAGCGTCGGCGGCATCGACGTGCTGGTCGACGAAGGAGCCGACGTCGAGACCGTGCGCTCGGCGATCGGCGAGGCGATGGGACCGGGCTTCTCGGTCAAGACCGGTGAGCAGCGCGCGAAGGAGGCGGCCGATCAGCTCGGCCCGATGTCGGCGGTCATCAACGCGATGCTGCTGCCGTTCTCGGCCATCGCGCTGTTCGTGGCCGGGTTCGTCATCGTCAACACGTTCTCGGTGCTGTTCGCCCAGCGCAGCCGCCAGTACGCGCTGCTGCGGTGCGTCGGTGCGAGCCGGTCGCAGATCCGCGGCTCGGCGCTGCTGGAGGCGCTGATCATCGGCGCGGTCGCCTCGGTCGTGGGCACCGCGTTCGGGGTGTTCGTCGCGGCGGTGGTCGGCTGGCCGCTGGGGTTGACCAAGTCGGCGGTGGACTTCGGCTCGCTGGGCATCACCGCGGCCTCGCTGCTGGTGCCGCCGGTCGTCGGGGTGCTGGTGACGCTGCTGGCGGCGCTGGCCCCGGCGGGACGCGCGACGCGCGTCAGCCCGCTGGCGGCGCTGCGGCCGGTGGTGGAGACGTCGGTGGCCAGGCGGATGGGACGGGTGCGCCTGGTGTTCGCGCTCGTGCTCACGGTCATCGGACTGGCGCTGCTGCTGGCCGGGGCGTTCGGTGGTTCGCTGGCGATGGCAGTGCCGGGCGCGCTGCTCGCCGCGATCGGTGTGCTGCTGTGGACACCCTCGCTGATCCCGGCCGTCGCGACGCTCTTCGGCGGGCTCTTCCGCTTCGCCGGTCCGACCGGCGTGCTGGCAACCGGCAACGCGGTGCGCAACCCCTACCGCGCGGCGTCCACGAGCACGGCGCTGATGATCGGCGTCGGTCTCATCGTCACGCTGCTGACCGGGACCGCGACGGCGCAGGAGACGGCCACCGCGCGCGTCGACGAGCGGTTCCCGGTCGATGCGATGGTGATGAGCGAGACCGGCGCCCTGCCACCCGAGGTGGTGCAGAAGGCGCGCAACCTCGACGGCGTGGCGGCCGCGATGGAGCTGCGCGCGGCCGACGTGGAGATCGACTACTCCAGCCACCGCGTGTTCGGCGCCGACCCGGCGAAGTTCCGCGACATCGCCCGGCACGGCGGCGACGCGCTGAAGCCGGGCACGGCGCTGATGAACCCGACCGACCTCGAGTACAGCGACGTCAAGGCCGGTGAGCAGCTGCGGATCCCGGCCCGCGACGGCGGCACCGTGGCGGTCCGGCTGGTGGCCAGCGACCTGGCGCAGGACGACCAGATCGTGCTGGCCGAGTCGGATCTGGCCAAGATCGCACCGGACACGCAGGTGAGCGCGGTGTGGCTGCGCGCGGACGACTCGGTCGACACCAAGGTGTTCGTCGACAACCTGAGCGGCTTCTACTCCGGTTCCGGCGGCGGTTCGGTGCAGTTGTCGGGCGCCGCGCCGATGCGCGCGCAGATCGGCACCGTGCTCGACATCATGCTGTCGGTGGTCACCGGGCTGCTCGGCGTCGCGGTGATCATCGCGGTGGTCGGCATCGCCAACACCCTGGGCCTGTCGGTGCTGGAACGGGGTCGCGAGTCGGCGCTGCTGCGGGCGCTCGGGCTCACCCGCGGCCAGCTCCGCGGCACCCTGGCCTTCGAGGCGGTGCTTCTTGCGCTGGTCGGCGCACTGCTCGGGGCGGTGTTGGGTGTGCTGTTCGCGTGGGCGGGTGCCACCGCGCTGTTCGGGCAGCTCGGCTTCGAGTCGAGCTTCCACGTCCCGTTCGGCAGGCTGCTGCTGGTGCTCGGCTGCGCCGTGCTGGCCGGGGTGCTGGCATCGGTGCTGCCGGCGCGCCGGGCGGCCAAGGCCGCTCCCGCCGAGGCGCTGTCCGACGAGTGA
- a CDS encoding SAM-dependent methyltransferase gives MPDEVSQAFPSEQPLSGTDSSVPHSARITNYWLGGKDHYAVDREAGERYRRTFPEIVDMSLAGRKFLARAVRLLVDSGIRQFLDIGTGLPTADNTHELAQRRAPESRIVYVDNDPMVLAHARVLLTSTPEGAADYLEADLREPKAILDGAAHLLDYREPVAVMLMGVAGHIAGDDELRGIIGELLDALVPGSYLLVGDGTNLAPEQVSAQDTYNESGTEPYRLRSPEQLASLFDGLELVEPGLVPAAQWRPEDDGSPAEVLSRCGLARKP, from the coding sequence GTGCCGGACGAGGTTTCCCAGGCGTTTCCGAGCGAGCAGCCGCTGAGCGGCACCGACAGCAGCGTCCCCCACTCGGCGCGGATCACCAACTACTGGCTCGGGGGCAAGGACCACTACGCCGTCGACCGCGAAGCGGGCGAGCGCTACCGGCGGACGTTCCCGGAGATCGTCGACATGTCGCTGGCGGGCCGCAAGTTCCTCGCGCGCGCCGTGCGCTTGCTCGTCGACAGCGGCATCCGGCAGTTCCTCGACATCGGCACCGGGCTGCCGACCGCCGACAACACCCACGAGCTCGCCCAGCGTCGCGCGCCCGAGAGCCGCATCGTCTACGTGGACAACGACCCGATGGTCCTCGCACACGCCCGCGTGCTGCTCACCAGCACGCCGGAGGGGGCCGCCGACTACCTGGAAGCCGACCTGCGCGAACCGAAGGCGATCCTCGACGGCGCGGCGCACCTGCTGGACTACCGCGAGCCGGTGGCCGTGATGCTGATGGGCGTGGCCGGCCACATCGCCGGCGACGACGAGCTCCGCGGCATCATCGGGGAGCTGCTGGACGCGCTGGTGCCCGGCAGCTACCTGCTCGTCGGCGACGGCACGAACCTCGCGCCAGAGCAGGTCAGCGCCCAGGACACCTACAACGAGAGCGGCACCGAGCCCTACCGGCTGCGCAGCCCGGAGCAGCTCGCGTCGCTGTTCGACGGCCTGGAGCTGGTCGAGCCCGGCCTGGTGCCCGCGGCGCAGTGGCGGCCGGAGGACGACGGCTCGCCGGCCGAGGTGCTCTCGCGCTGCGGCCTCGCCCGCAAGCCCTGA